The nucleotide sequence CTGCAGGTGGAAGAGCGCGTGCTGAATGCAATGGCGGCGATGGCGCTGGATCCGGTCCGCTACCGGGAGGCGAGCCCGTTCGAGCTGAGCGGTGGGGAGAAGCGGCGGGTGGCCATCGCTGGGGTGATCGCCCTGGAGCCGCGGTGGTTGCTCCTCGACGAGCCCACGGCCGGGCTGGATGCGCGCGGCCGGAAGGCCCTGTTCACCCTCCTGGAGCGGCTGCGGCACGAGCGGGGCGTGGGCGTGCTGGTCGTGACTCACCGCCTCGAGGAGGTGCTGCCCTGCGCAACGCGGCTCGTGATCATGCAGGCCGGGCGAATCGCAGCTGATGGCGAACCGCTGGCCCTGCTCGCCGATGAGTCCCGCGTGAGGCAGATGGGGCTGGAGCCCCTGGAGGCCATCCAGCTCAGACAGCGGCTGCTGGCGCTCGGATGGC is from Symbiobacterium terraclitae and encodes:
- a CDS encoding ATP-binding cassette domain-containing protein; its protein translation is MQLRLEQVSFAYRRGMPVLQEINVALAGGEFVALAGRSGSGKSTLVQVMKGLIRPDAGRISLDGEAAADGLFDAVGLVFQYPEHQLFARSVYDDIAFGPRRQGLAELQVEERVLNAMAAMALDPVRYREASPFELSGGEKRRVAIAGVIALEPRWLLLDEPTAGLDARGRKALFTLLERLRHERGVGVLVVTHRLEEVLPCATRLVIMQAGRIAADGEPLALLADESRVRQMGLEPLEAIQLRQRLLALGWPALDAPWDVDRTAEALLAYRRGRGGR